Proteins co-encoded in one Halorussus vallis genomic window:
- a CDS encoding MFS transporter, with protein MEPFETDRRVLTLAFARMIDSVGNSFLIVVLPRFLNEVVIGSRHASLFGVGVRQSILIGVALSLFGFLNSFGQPFTGRLSDRTGRRRAFILAGLALLGLASGAYTFVDSYLGVVVLRMVQGLGAALTIPATVALVNELATDVDRGNNFGVFNTFRLIGFGFGPLAAGALLEFGPYATPVGTVSGFHAAFAVAMLGAVVSFGLVAAFVSDPERTAESAGDDVAIAVRDPDGRGLDTVFALGVATLFMAIGIGLFATLEPQLLARLDQGPVLFSVEFAAVVLANVVFQVPVGRASDRYGRRPFVVAGFVVLVPSLLAQGFVTTPATMILARLVQGVAVAMVFAPALALAGDLAREGESGTKLSVLTMAFGLGTAIGPLASGFLVTFGFVWPFAFGAALAAVGLALVYTQVEETVPAGGEAGRPAPQD; from the coding sequence ATGGAACCGTTCGAAACCGACCGGCGAGTGCTGACGCTCGCGTTCGCCCGGATGATAGACTCGGTGGGCAACTCGTTTCTCATCGTGGTGCTCCCGCGGTTCTTGAACGAAGTGGTCATCGGCTCCCGGCACGCCAGCCTGTTCGGGGTGGGGGTGCGCCAGTCCATCCTCATCGGGGTCGCGCTGTCGCTGTTCGGCTTCCTCAACAGCTTCGGCCAGCCGTTCACCGGGCGACTCTCGGACCGCACCGGCAGGCGGCGGGCGTTCATCCTCGCCGGACTCGCGCTCCTGGGACTGGCAAGCGGCGCGTACACGTTCGTCGACAGCTATCTCGGCGTCGTGGTCCTCCGGATGGTCCAGGGCCTCGGCGCGGCGCTGACCATCCCCGCGACCGTCGCGCTGGTCAACGAACTGGCGACCGACGTCGACCGGGGGAACAACTTCGGCGTGTTCAACACGTTCCGACTTATCGGCTTCGGGTTCGGCCCGCTGGCGGCGGGCGCGCTCCTCGAGTTCGGCCCCTACGCGACGCCGGTCGGGACGGTGTCGGGGTTCCACGCCGCGTTCGCCGTCGCCATGCTCGGGGCGGTCGTCAGCTTCGGCCTGGTCGCGGCGTTCGTCTCCGACCCCGAGCGGACCGCAGAATCCGCGGGCGACGACGTGGCCATCGCGGTCCGCGATCCCGACGGCCGGGGACTCGACACCGTGTTCGCGCTCGGCGTGGCGACGCTGTTCATGGCCATCGGCATCGGCCTGTTCGCCACGCTCGAACCGCAACTGCTGGCGCGACTCGACCAGGGGCCGGTGCTGTTCAGCGTCGAGTTCGCGGCGGTCGTGCTCGCCAACGTGGTCTTCCAGGTGCCGGTCGGCCGGGCGAGCGACAGGTACGGCCGCCGGCCGTTCGTCGTGGCCGGGTTCGTCGTGCTGGTCCCCTCGCTGCTCGCGCAGGGGTTCGTCACCACGCCGGCGACGATGATACTGGCTCGGCTGGTCCAGGGCGTCGCGGTGGCGATGGTGTTCGCGCCCGCGCTCGCGCTCGCCGGCGATCTGGCGCGGGAGGGCGAGTCGGGCACGAAGCTCTCGGTGCTGACGATGGCGTTCGGGCTCGGTACCGCCATCGGTCCGCTGGCCTCGGGCTTTCTGGTGACGTTCGGCTTCGTCTGGCCGTTCGCGTTCGGCGCTGCGCTGGCGGCCGTCGGACTCGCGCTCGTCTACACGCAGGTCGAAGAAACCGTCCCGGCGGGCGGGGAGGCCGGCCGACCCGCGCCCCAGGACTGA